The following are from one region of the Gossypium hirsutum isolate 1008001.06 chromosome D03, Gossypium_hirsutum_v2.1, whole genome shotgun sequence genome:
- the LOC107950311 gene encoding phototropin-1 isoform X4, with protein MESTEKSSKQSNLIPPLPRDSRGSLEVFNPSTFSTRPVNPAFRPQPIWENLIEQRDSTAEEADTRTSELESKSGRAEEIITSWMALKEPNAPAPSPALSSLASSPLVCNVTASPKPSDEAGVAAKRAAEWGLVLKTDNETGKPQGVVVRNSGGDEPNSKPGTSRRNSNNSVRSSEESDNEYSKERGFPRVSEDLKDALSTFQQTFVVSDATKPDYPILYASAGFFRMTGYTSKEVIGRNCRFLQGAGTDPEDVAKIREALQAGRNYCGRLLNYKKDGTPFWNLLTIAPIKDENGKVLKFIGMQVEVSKHTEGAKEKMVRPNGLPESLIRYDARQKDIAAGSVTELVEAVRKPRSLSESSNGPFTRKSGGDDDGEGAVSIGRRNSANVPPHRRNSNGGIRMSMERISEVPEKKPRKSSRLSFMGLMRKSQNTADSFDNSLLVDADEDESDYDDDDDRPDSVDDKVRQKEMRKGIDLATTLERIEKNFVITDPRLPDNPIIFASDSFLELTEYSREEILGRNCRFLQGPETDPATVRKIREAIDNQTEVTVQLINYTKSGKKFWNLFHLQPMRDQKGEVQYFIGVQLDGSAKVDPLHNSIPDTAAQEGQQLVRQTAENVDEAVRELPDANMNPEDLWMSHSKVVHPKPHRKDSPSWKAIQKVLDSGEKMGLKHFRPVKPLGSGDTGSVHLVELCGTGLYFAMKAMDKGVMLNRNKVHRACAESEILDMLDHPFLPALYASFQTKTHICLITDYCPGGELFMLLDRQPTKVMKEDAVRFYAAEVVVALEYLHCQGIIYRDLKPENVLLQDNGHVALTDFDLSCLTSCKPQLLIPATDEKKKRQKSQQNPIFMAEPMRASNSFVGTEEYIAPEIITGAGHTSAVDWWALGILLYEMLYGYTPFRGKTRQKTFANVLQKDLKFPKSESACKAVNVPLIA; from the exons ATGGAGTCAACAGAAAAATCATCCAAGCAATCAAATTTGATCCCACCATTGCCGAGGGACTCAAGGGGCTCACTAGAAGTGTTTAATCCATCAACTTTCTCGACCCGACCAGTTAACCCAGCATTTCGCCCGCAACCCATTTGGGAAAACTTGATAGAGCAACGTGATAGTACCGCGGAAGAAGCTGACACTCGCACTTCCGAGCTCGAATCCAAGTCGGGTCGGGCTGAAGAAATAATAACATCATGGATGGCACTCAAGGAACCGAACGCTCCTGCTCCGTCGCCCGCCCTGTCTTCATTAGCATCATCACCGCTCGTTTGTAACGTCACTGCGAGCCCGAAACCTTCTGATGAAGCCGGGGTGGCTGCAAAGAGAGCTGCGGAATGGGGGTTGGTACTGAAAACGGATAACGAAACGGGTAAACCGCAGGGAGTTGTTGTTAGGAATTCGGGCGGGGATGAGCCGAATTCCAAACCGGGTACTTCTCGTAGGAACTCGAATAATTCGGTTCGGAGCTCCGAAGAATCGGATAATGAATACAGCAAGGAGAGAGGGTTCCCTAGAGTATCGGAGGACTTAAAGGATGCATTATCAACGTTTCAACAAACGTTTGTTGTTTCGGATGCTACCAAACCCGATTACCCGATTCTTTATGCAAGTGCCGGGTTTTTCAGGATGACTGGATACACTTCTAAGGAGGTCATAGGCAGGAATTG TCGGTTTTTACAGGGAGCGGGTACGGACCCGGAAGATGTGGCGAAGATTAGGGAAGCATTGCAAGCAGGGAGAAATTATTGTGGGAGATTGTTGAATTACAAGAAAGATGGAACACCTTTTTGGAATCTTCTTACAATTGCACCCATCAAGGACGAAAATGGAAAAGTTTTAAAGTTCATTGG AATGCAAGTGGAGGTGAGCAAGCATACGGAAGGGGCCAAGGAAAAGATGGTGCGACCCAATGGATTGCCTGAGTCTTTGATACGATACGATG CCCGGCAAAAGGACATAGCTGCCGGGTCAGTCACTGAGCTGGTGGAAGCAGTGAGGAAACCTCGTTCACTCAGTGAATCATCAAATGGTCCTTTCACTAGAAAATCAGGCGGTGACGATGATGGTGAAGGAGCAGTATCCATCGGAAGGCGAAACTCAGCAAACGTACCTCCACATAGAAGGAACTCCAATGGGGGTATTCGAATGTCAATGGAACGTATCAGTGAAGTCCCAGAAAAGAAACCCAGAAAATCTAGCCGTCTTTCTTTCATGGG GCTTATGAGGAAAAGCCAGAATACGGCTGATAGCTTTGACAATAGTCTATTGGTGGATGCTGATGAGGATGAAAGtgattatgatgatgatgatgataggCCTGACAGTGTTGATGACAAAGTTAGACAAAAGGAAATGAGGAAGGGTATTGATTTGGCCACCACACTCGAACGTATAGAGAAAAACTTTGTCATTACTGATCCAAGGTTGCCTGATAATCCCATT ATCTTTGCATCTGATAGCTTCTTGGAGCTGACAGAGTACAGTCGTGAAGAAATACTGGGCAGAAACTGCAG GTTTCTACAAGGCCCTGAAACTGATCCAGCTACTGTAAGGAAGATTCGAGAGGCAATCGATAACCAGACAGAAGTAACTGTGCAGCTAATCAACTACACTAAGAGTG GCAAGAAGTTCTGGAATCTGTTCCATCTACAGCCTATGCGTGATCAGAAG GGAGAAGTTCAGTATTTTATCGGAGTGCAGCTAGACGGCAGTGCCAAAGTCGATCCACTTCATAATAGTATTCCTGATACTGCTGCACAAGAGGGTCAACAACTG GTGAGACAAACTGCAGAAAATGTTGATGAAGCAGTGAGGGAACTTCCGGATGCCAACATG AATCCAGAAGATTTATGGATGAGTCATTCCAAGGTGGTTCACCCTAAACCTCACAGAAAGGATAGCCCCTCTTGGAAAGCTATTCAAAAG GTACTTGATAGTGGAGAAAAGATGGGTCTAAAACATTTTAGGCCTGTAAAACCATTGGGATCAGGGGACACTGGCAG TGTTCATTTGGTGGAACTGTGTGGCACTGGCCTGTACTTTGCGATGAAAGCTATGGATAAAGGTGTTATGCTGAATCGAAACAAG GTGCATAGAGCTTGTGCAGAAAGTGAAATTCTTGATATGTTGGACCACCCTTTTCTTCCAGCATTATATGCATCATTTCAG ACCAAAACACATATTTGTTTGATTACGGATTACTGTCCTGGTGGTGAACTTTTCATGCTTTTGGACAGGCAACCAACGAAGGTCATGAAGGAAGATGCAGTAAG ATTTTATGCTGCAGAGGTGGTTGTTGCATTGGAGTACCTTCACTGTCAAG GGATTATATACAGAGATTTGAAGCCTGAAAATGTTCTACTCCAGGACAATGGGCATGTAGCCTTGACCGATTTTGATTTATCTTGCTTGACATCTTGCAAACCTCAG CTGCTGATTCCAGCCACAGATGAAAAGAAGAAACGGCAGAAAAGCCAACAGAATCCGATCTTTATGGCCGAACCAATGCGTGCATCGAACTCTTTTGTGGGAACCGAAGAGTATATTGCTCCG GAAATTATCACTGGGGCAGGCCATACCAGTGCAGTAGACTGGTGGGCTCTAG GCATTCTTCTATATGAAATGCTGTATGGATATACACCATTCAGGGGAAAGACACGACAGAAGACATTTGCCAATGTTCTTCAAAAAGACCTTAAATTCCCCAAAA GTGAGTCTGCATGCAAAGCAGTTAATGTACCGCTTATTGCATAG
- the LOC107950311 gene encoding phototropin-1 isoform X2 — MESTEKSSKQSNLIPPLPRDSRGSLEVFNPSTFSTRPVNPAFRPQPIWENLIEQRDSTAEEADTRTSELESKSGRAEEIITSWMALKEPNAPAPSPALSSLASSPLVCNVTASPKPSDEAGVAAKRAAEWGLVLKTDNETGKPQGVVVRNSGGDEPNSKPGTSRRNSNNSVRSSEESDNEYSKERGFPRVSEDLKDALSTFQQTFVVSDATKPDYPILYASAGFFRMTGYTSKEVIGRNCRFLQGAGTDPEDVAKIREALQAGRNYCGRLLNYKKDGTPFWNLLTIAPIKDENGKVLKFIGMQVEVSKHTEGAKEKMVRPNGLPESLIRYDARQKDIAAGSVTELVEAVRKPRSLSESSNGPFTRKSGGDDDGEGAVSIGRRNSANVPPHRRNSNGGIRMSMERISEVPEKKPRKSSRLSFMGLMRKSQNTADSFDNSLLVDADEDESDYDDDDDRPDSVDDKVRQKEMRKGIDLATTLERIEKNFVITDPRLPDNPIIFASDSFLELTEYSREEILGRNCRFLQGPETDPATVRKIREAIDNQTEVTVQLINYTKSGKKFWNLFHLQPMRDQKGEVQYFIGVQLDGSAKVDPLHNSIPDTAAQEGQQLVRQTAENVDEAVRELPDANMNPEDLWMSHSKVVHPKPHRKDSPSWKAIQKVLDSGEKMGLKHFRPVKPLGSGDTGSVHLVELCGTGLYFAMKAMDKGVMLNRNKVHRACAESEILDMLDHPFLPALYASFQTKTHICLITDYCPGGELFMLLDRQPTKVMKEDAVRFYAAEVVVALEYLHCQGIIYRDLKPENVLLQDNGHVALTDFDLSCLTSCKPQLLIPATDEKKKRQKSQQNPIFMAEPMRASNSFVGTEEYIAPEIITGAGHTSAVDWWALGILLYEMLYGYTPFRGKTRQKTFANVLQKDLKFPKSIQVSLHAKQLMYRLLHRDPKNRLGAREGANEIKRHPFFKGVNWALVRWMTPPELEVPISATETRKEEDKAMDPQLQDLQTNIF; from the exons ATGGAGTCAACAGAAAAATCATCCAAGCAATCAAATTTGATCCCACCATTGCCGAGGGACTCAAGGGGCTCACTAGAAGTGTTTAATCCATCAACTTTCTCGACCCGACCAGTTAACCCAGCATTTCGCCCGCAACCCATTTGGGAAAACTTGATAGAGCAACGTGATAGTACCGCGGAAGAAGCTGACACTCGCACTTCCGAGCTCGAATCCAAGTCGGGTCGGGCTGAAGAAATAATAACATCATGGATGGCACTCAAGGAACCGAACGCTCCTGCTCCGTCGCCCGCCCTGTCTTCATTAGCATCATCACCGCTCGTTTGTAACGTCACTGCGAGCCCGAAACCTTCTGATGAAGCCGGGGTGGCTGCAAAGAGAGCTGCGGAATGGGGGTTGGTACTGAAAACGGATAACGAAACGGGTAAACCGCAGGGAGTTGTTGTTAGGAATTCGGGCGGGGATGAGCCGAATTCCAAACCGGGTACTTCTCGTAGGAACTCGAATAATTCGGTTCGGAGCTCCGAAGAATCGGATAATGAATACAGCAAGGAGAGAGGGTTCCCTAGAGTATCGGAGGACTTAAAGGATGCATTATCAACGTTTCAACAAACGTTTGTTGTTTCGGATGCTACCAAACCCGATTACCCGATTCTTTATGCAAGTGCCGGGTTTTTCAGGATGACTGGATACACTTCTAAGGAGGTCATAGGCAGGAATTG TCGGTTTTTACAGGGAGCGGGTACGGACCCGGAAGATGTGGCGAAGATTAGGGAAGCATTGCAAGCAGGGAGAAATTATTGTGGGAGATTGTTGAATTACAAGAAAGATGGAACACCTTTTTGGAATCTTCTTACAATTGCACCCATCAAGGACGAAAATGGAAAAGTTTTAAAGTTCATTGG AATGCAAGTGGAGGTGAGCAAGCATACGGAAGGGGCCAAGGAAAAGATGGTGCGACCCAATGGATTGCCTGAGTCTTTGATACGATACGATG CCCGGCAAAAGGACATAGCTGCCGGGTCAGTCACTGAGCTGGTGGAAGCAGTGAGGAAACCTCGTTCACTCAGTGAATCATCAAATGGTCCTTTCACTAGAAAATCAGGCGGTGACGATGATGGTGAAGGAGCAGTATCCATCGGAAGGCGAAACTCAGCAAACGTACCTCCACATAGAAGGAACTCCAATGGGGGTATTCGAATGTCAATGGAACGTATCAGTGAAGTCCCAGAAAAGAAACCCAGAAAATCTAGCCGTCTTTCTTTCATGGG GCTTATGAGGAAAAGCCAGAATACGGCTGATAGCTTTGACAATAGTCTATTGGTGGATGCTGATGAGGATGAAAGtgattatgatgatgatgatgataggCCTGACAGTGTTGATGACAAAGTTAGACAAAAGGAAATGAGGAAGGGTATTGATTTGGCCACCACACTCGAACGTATAGAGAAAAACTTTGTCATTACTGATCCAAGGTTGCCTGATAATCCCATT ATCTTTGCATCTGATAGCTTCTTGGAGCTGACAGAGTACAGTCGTGAAGAAATACTGGGCAGAAACTGCAG GTTTCTACAAGGCCCTGAAACTGATCCAGCTACTGTAAGGAAGATTCGAGAGGCAATCGATAACCAGACAGAAGTAACTGTGCAGCTAATCAACTACACTAAGAGTG GCAAGAAGTTCTGGAATCTGTTCCATCTACAGCCTATGCGTGATCAGAAG GGAGAAGTTCAGTATTTTATCGGAGTGCAGCTAGACGGCAGTGCCAAAGTCGATCCACTTCATAATAGTATTCCTGATACTGCTGCACAAGAGGGTCAACAACTG GTGAGACAAACTGCAGAAAATGTTGATGAAGCAGTGAGGGAACTTCCGGATGCCAACATG AATCCAGAAGATTTATGGATGAGTCATTCCAAGGTGGTTCACCCTAAACCTCACAGAAAGGATAGCCCCTCTTGGAAAGCTATTCAAAAG GTACTTGATAGTGGAGAAAAGATGGGTCTAAAACATTTTAGGCCTGTAAAACCATTGGGATCAGGGGACACTGGCAG TGTTCATTTGGTGGAACTGTGTGGCACTGGCCTGTACTTTGCGATGAAAGCTATGGATAAAGGTGTTATGCTGAATCGAAACAAG GTGCATAGAGCTTGTGCAGAAAGTGAAATTCTTGATATGTTGGACCACCCTTTTCTTCCAGCATTATATGCATCATTTCAG ACCAAAACACATATTTGTTTGATTACGGATTACTGTCCTGGTGGTGAACTTTTCATGCTTTTGGACAGGCAACCAACGAAGGTCATGAAGGAAGATGCAGTAAG ATTTTATGCTGCAGAGGTGGTTGTTGCATTGGAGTACCTTCACTGTCAAG GGATTATATACAGAGATTTGAAGCCTGAAAATGTTCTACTCCAGGACAATGGGCATGTAGCCTTGACCGATTTTGATTTATCTTGCTTGACATCTTGCAAACCTCAG CTGCTGATTCCAGCCACAGATGAAAAGAAGAAACGGCAGAAAAGCCAACAGAATCCGATCTTTATGGCCGAACCAATGCGTGCATCGAACTCTTTTGTGGGAACCGAAGAGTATATTGCTCCG GAAATTATCACTGGGGCAGGCCATACCAGTGCAGTAGACTGGTGGGCTCTAG GCATTCTTCTATATGAAATGCTGTATGGATATACACCATTCAGGGGAAAGACACGACAGAAGACATTTGCCAATGTTCTTCAAAAAGACCTTAAATTCCCCAAAAGTATACAA GTGAGTCTGCATGCAAAGCAGTTAATGTACCGCTTATTGCATAGAGATCCAAAGAACAGATTAGGTGCACGTGAAGGGGCCAATGAAATCAAGCGACATCCATTCTTTAAAGGTGTAAATTGGGCTCTCGTTCGCTGGATG ACTCCACCTGAGCTTGAAGTTCCCATCTCTGCAACTGAAACTAGGAAGGAAGAAGATAAAGCAATGGACCCTCAATTACAGGATTTACAAACTAATATTTTCTGA
- the LOC107950311 gene encoding phototropin-1 isoform X1, translating to MESTEKSSKQSNLIPPLPRDSRGSLEVFNPSTFSTRPVNPAFRPQPIWENLIEQRDSTAEEADTRTSELESKSGRAEEIITSWMALKEPNAPAPSPALSSLASSPLVCNVTASPKPSDEAGVAAKRAAEWGLVLKTDNETGKPQGVVVRNSGGDEPNSKPGTSRRNSNNSVRSSEESDNEYSKERGFPRVSEDLKDALSTFQQTFVVSDATKPDYPILYASAGFFRMTGYTSKEVIGRNCRFLQGAGTDPEDVAKIREALQAGRNYCGRLLNYKKDGTPFWNLLTIAPIKDENGKVLKFIGMQVEVSKHTEGAKEKMVRPNGLPESLIRYDGISRQKDIAAGSVTELVEAVRKPRSLSESSNGPFTRKSGGDDDGEGAVSIGRRNSANVPPHRRNSNGGIRMSMERISEVPEKKPRKSSRLSFMGLMRKSQNTADSFDNSLLVDADEDESDYDDDDDRPDSVDDKVRQKEMRKGIDLATTLERIEKNFVITDPRLPDNPIIFASDSFLELTEYSREEILGRNCRFLQGPETDPATVRKIREAIDNQTEVTVQLINYTKSGKKFWNLFHLQPMRDQKGEVQYFIGVQLDGSAKVDPLHNSIPDTAAQEGQQLVRQTAENVDEAVRELPDANMNPEDLWMSHSKVVHPKPHRKDSPSWKAIQKVLDSGEKMGLKHFRPVKPLGSGDTGSVHLVELCGTGLYFAMKAMDKGVMLNRNKVHRACAESEILDMLDHPFLPALYASFQTKTHICLITDYCPGGELFMLLDRQPTKVMKEDAVRFYAAEVVVALEYLHCQGIIYRDLKPENVLLQDNGHVALTDFDLSCLTSCKPQLLIPATDEKKKRQKSQQNPIFMAEPMRASNSFVGTEEYIAPEIITGAGHTSAVDWWALGILLYEMLYGYTPFRGKTRQKTFANVLQKDLKFPKSIQVSLHAKQLMYRLLHRDPKNRLGAREGANEIKRHPFFKGVNWALVRWMTPPELEVPISATETRKEEDKAMDPQLQDLQTNIF from the exons ATGGAGTCAACAGAAAAATCATCCAAGCAATCAAATTTGATCCCACCATTGCCGAGGGACTCAAGGGGCTCACTAGAAGTGTTTAATCCATCAACTTTCTCGACCCGACCAGTTAACCCAGCATTTCGCCCGCAACCCATTTGGGAAAACTTGATAGAGCAACGTGATAGTACCGCGGAAGAAGCTGACACTCGCACTTCCGAGCTCGAATCCAAGTCGGGTCGGGCTGAAGAAATAATAACATCATGGATGGCACTCAAGGAACCGAACGCTCCTGCTCCGTCGCCCGCCCTGTCTTCATTAGCATCATCACCGCTCGTTTGTAACGTCACTGCGAGCCCGAAACCTTCTGATGAAGCCGGGGTGGCTGCAAAGAGAGCTGCGGAATGGGGGTTGGTACTGAAAACGGATAACGAAACGGGTAAACCGCAGGGAGTTGTTGTTAGGAATTCGGGCGGGGATGAGCCGAATTCCAAACCGGGTACTTCTCGTAGGAACTCGAATAATTCGGTTCGGAGCTCCGAAGAATCGGATAATGAATACAGCAAGGAGAGAGGGTTCCCTAGAGTATCGGAGGACTTAAAGGATGCATTATCAACGTTTCAACAAACGTTTGTTGTTTCGGATGCTACCAAACCCGATTACCCGATTCTTTATGCAAGTGCCGGGTTTTTCAGGATGACTGGATACACTTCTAAGGAGGTCATAGGCAGGAATTG TCGGTTTTTACAGGGAGCGGGTACGGACCCGGAAGATGTGGCGAAGATTAGGGAAGCATTGCAAGCAGGGAGAAATTATTGTGGGAGATTGTTGAATTACAAGAAAGATGGAACACCTTTTTGGAATCTTCTTACAATTGCACCCATCAAGGACGAAAATGGAAAAGTTTTAAAGTTCATTGG AATGCAAGTGGAGGTGAGCAAGCATACGGAAGGGGCCAAGGAAAAGATGGTGCGACCCAATGGATTGCCTGAGTCTTTGATACGATACGATGGTATAT CCCGGCAAAAGGACATAGCTGCCGGGTCAGTCACTGAGCTGGTGGAAGCAGTGAGGAAACCTCGTTCACTCAGTGAATCATCAAATGGTCCTTTCACTAGAAAATCAGGCGGTGACGATGATGGTGAAGGAGCAGTATCCATCGGAAGGCGAAACTCAGCAAACGTACCTCCACATAGAAGGAACTCCAATGGGGGTATTCGAATGTCAATGGAACGTATCAGTGAAGTCCCAGAAAAGAAACCCAGAAAATCTAGCCGTCTTTCTTTCATGGG GCTTATGAGGAAAAGCCAGAATACGGCTGATAGCTTTGACAATAGTCTATTGGTGGATGCTGATGAGGATGAAAGtgattatgatgatgatgatgataggCCTGACAGTGTTGATGACAAAGTTAGACAAAAGGAAATGAGGAAGGGTATTGATTTGGCCACCACACTCGAACGTATAGAGAAAAACTTTGTCATTACTGATCCAAGGTTGCCTGATAATCCCATT ATCTTTGCATCTGATAGCTTCTTGGAGCTGACAGAGTACAGTCGTGAAGAAATACTGGGCAGAAACTGCAG GTTTCTACAAGGCCCTGAAACTGATCCAGCTACTGTAAGGAAGATTCGAGAGGCAATCGATAACCAGACAGAAGTAACTGTGCAGCTAATCAACTACACTAAGAGTG GCAAGAAGTTCTGGAATCTGTTCCATCTACAGCCTATGCGTGATCAGAAG GGAGAAGTTCAGTATTTTATCGGAGTGCAGCTAGACGGCAGTGCCAAAGTCGATCCACTTCATAATAGTATTCCTGATACTGCTGCACAAGAGGGTCAACAACTG GTGAGACAAACTGCAGAAAATGTTGATGAAGCAGTGAGGGAACTTCCGGATGCCAACATG AATCCAGAAGATTTATGGATGAGTCATTCCAAGGTGGTTCACCCTAAACCTCACAGAAAGGATAGCCCCTCTTGGAAAGCTATTCAAAAG GTACTTGATAGTGGAGAAAAGATGGGTCTAAAACATTTTAGGCCTGTAAAACCATTGGGATCAGGGGACACTGGCAG TGTTCATTTGGTGGAACTGTGTGGCACTGGCCTGTACTTTGCGATGAAAGCTATGGATAAAGGTGTTATGCTGAATCGAAACAAG GTGCATAGAGCTTGTGCAGAAAGTGAAATTCTTGATATGTTGGACCACCCTTTTCTTCCAGCATTATATGCATCATTTCAG ACCAAAACACATATTTGTTTGATTACGGATTACTGTCCTGGTGGTGAACTTTTCATGCTTTTGGACAGGCAACCAACGAAGGTCATGAAGGAAGATGCAGTAAG ATTTTATGCTGCAGAGGTGGTTGTTGCATTGGAGTACCTTCACTGTCAAG GGATTATATACAGAGATTTGAAGCCTGAAAATGTTCTACTCCAGGACAATGGGCATGTAGCCTTGACCGATTTTGATTTATCTTGCTTGACATCTTGCAAACCTCAG CTGCTGATTCCAGCCACAGATGAAAAGAAGAAACGGCAGAAAAGCCAACAGAATCCGATCTTTATGGCCGAACCAATGCGTGCATCGAACTCTTTTGTGGGAACCGAAGAGTATATTGCTCCG GAAATTATCACTGGGGCAGGCCATACCAGTGCAGTAGACTGGTGGGCTCTAG GCATTCTTCTATATGAAATGCTGTATGGATATACACCATTCAGGGGAAAGACACGACAGAAGACATTTGCCAATGTTCTTCAAAAAGACCTTAAATTCCCCAAAAGTATACAA GTGAGTCTGCATGCAAAGCAGTTAATGTACCGCTTATTGCATAGAGATCCAAAGAACAGATTAGGTGCACGTGAAGGGGCCAATGAAATCAAGCGACATCCATTCTTTAAAGGTGTAAATTGGGCTCTCGTTCGCTGGATG ACTCCACCTGAGCTTGAAGTTCCCATCTCTGCAACTGAAACTAGGAAGGAAGAAGATAAAGCAATGGACCCTCAATTACAGGATTTACAAACTAATATTTTCTGA